Proteins found in one Micromonospora sp. WMMD1082 genomic segment:
- a CDS encoding DUF1003 domain-containing protein produces MSEQRRAERLDLPREPRGLKLPRVDQETFGRWAEGIARGMGTANFIVYMTLVITAWFVWNTLAPAGLRFDPYTFTFLTLVLSIQASYAAPLILLAQNRQADRDRIALDEDRRRATMQKADTEYLAREIAALRIALGEVATRDFVRSELARLAEELDEAAHRRQRLERRQREGPGIQTGGDGLEEPRDEVDGDHAGDGRHDVEAPRRPES; encoded by the coding sequence ATGAGCGAGCAGCGACGGGCGGAACGCCTGGACCTTCCGCGCGAGCCCCGCGGGCTGAAGCTGCCCCGGGTGGACCAGGAGACCTTCGGCCGCTGGGCCGAGGGCATCGCGCGCGGCATGGGTACGGCGAACTTCATCGTCTACATGACGCTGGTCATCACCGCGTGGTTCGTCTGGAACACTCTCGCCCCGGCGGGGCTGCGCTTCGACCCGTACACCTTCACCTTCCTCACCCTGGTCCTGTCGATCCAGGCCTCGTACGCGGCACCGCTGATCCTGCTGGCACAGAACCGCCAGGCCGACCGCGACCGGATCGCGCTGGACGAGGACCGCCGCCGGGCGACCATGCAGAAGGCGGACACCGAGTACCTCGCCCGCGAGATCGCGGCGCTGCGGATCGCGCTGGGTGAGGTGGCCACCCGGGACTTCGTCCGCTCGGAGCTGGCCCGGCTGGCCGAGGAACTGGACGAGGCGGCGCACCGCCGGCAGCGGCTGGAGCGCCGGCAGCGGGAAGGGCCGGGCATCCAGACCGGCGGTGACGGGCTGGAGGAGCCCCGCGACGAGGTGGACGGCGACCATGCCGGTGACGGGCGTCACGACGTCGAGGCGCCGCGGCGCCCGGAGAGCTGA
- a CDS encoding Mrp/NBP35 family ATP-binding protein yields the protein MSAPVSTVNDAVQAALATVNDPEIRRPITELGMVRSAEVGDDGVVRVELLLTVAGCPLKDKLRTDITAAVSAVSGVTGVEIEFGVMSTEQRQGLQAKLRGGGATEEPVIPFAQPGSRTRVYAVASGKGGVGKSSVTVNLAAALAARGLSVGVVDADIYGHSVPRMLGADGRPTRVEDMIMPPQAHGVKVISIGMFTAGNAAVVWRGPMLHRALQQFLADVYWGDLDVLLLDLPPGTGDVAISLAQLLPNAEILVVTTPQAAAAEVAERAGAIALQTHQRVVGVIENMSWLELPDGSRMEIFGAGGGQTVADSLTQTIGAQVPLLGQVPLDTRVREAGDDGNPIVLAEPDSPAAKALGQVADRLALRRESLLGKPLGLKPAGR from the coding sequence ATGTCAGCTCCCGTCAGCACCGTCAACGACGCCGTCCAGGCCGCCCTGGCCACCGTCAACGACCCGGAGATCCGCCGGCCGATCACCGAACTCGGCATGGTCCGCTCCGCCGAGGTCGGCGACGACGGCGTGGTCCGGGTCGAGCTGCTGCTCACGGTCGCCGGTTGCCCGCTGAAGGACAAGCTGCGGACGGACATCACCGCCGCGGTGAGCGCGGTGAGCGGGGTCACCGGCGTCGAGATCGAGTTCGGCGTGATGAGCACCGAGCAGCGCCAGGGGCTCCAGGCGAAGCTGCGCGGTGGCGGCGCGACCGAGGAGCCGGTCATCCCGTTCGCTCAGCCCGGCTCCCGCACCCGGGTCTACGCGGTGGCCAGCGGCAAGGGCGGCGTGGGCAAGTCCAGCGTCACGGTGAACCTGGCCGCCGCACTGGCCGCCCGGGGCCTCTCCGTCGGCGTGGTGGACGCGGACATCTACGGGCACTCCGTGCCCCGGATGCTCGGCGCGGACGGCCGCCCCACCCGCGTCGAAGACATGATCATGCCGCCGCAGGCGCACGGCGTGAAGGTCATCTCGATCGGCATGTTCACCGCCGGCAACGCGGCCGTGGTCTGGCGCGGCCCGATGCTGCACCGCGCGTTGCAGCAGTTCCTCGCCGACGTCTACTGGGGCGACCTCGACGTCCTCCTCCTCGACCTGCCCCCCGGCACCGGCGACGTGGCCATCTCGCTGGCCCAGCTGCTGCCGAACGCCGAGATCCTGGTGGTCACCACCCCGCAGGCCGCCGCCGCCGAGGTGGCCGAGCGGGCCGGCGCGATCGCCCTGCAGACCCACCAGCGCGTGGTCGGCGTGATCGAGAACATGTCCTGGCTGGAGCTGCCGGACGGTTCCCGGATGGAGATCTTCGGGGCCGGCGGCGGCCAGACGGTGGCCGACTCGCTGACGCAGACCATCGGCGCGCAGGTGCCGCTGCTGGGTCAGGTGCCGCTCGACACCCGGGTCCGCGAGGCGGGCGACGACGGCAACCCGATCGTGCTCGCCGAGCCGGATTCCCCGGCGGCGAAGGCGCTGGGCCAGGTCGCCGACCGGCTCGCGCTGCGCCGTGAGTCGCTGCTCGGCAAGCCGCTGGGCCTCAAGCCGGCCGGCCGCTAA
- a CDS encoding preprotein translocase subunit TatB translates to MFENLNVWEVGALLLLALLIFGDRLPAVISDGLRMVRNLRNMARSATSDLSKELGTDIQLEDLHPKAFIRKHLLSEEDEQALRKPLQGVYDDLRADVTGVHNELKDVANAADPRRPGTSSAPPAAPAPRAASYDEVT, encoded by the coding sequence GTGTTCGAGAATCTGAACGTGTGGGAGGTCGGAGCGCTGCTGCTGCTCGCGTTGCTGATCTTCGGCGACCGGCTGCCGGCGGTGATCAGCGACGGGCTGCGGATGGTGCGCAACCTTCGCAACATGGCCCGCAGCGCCACCAGCGACCTGAGCAAGGAGCTGGGCACCGACATCCAGCTGGAGGATCTGCACCCCAAGGCGTTCATCCGCAAGCACCTGCTCAGCGAGGAGGACGAGCAGGCGCTCCGCAAGCCGTTGCAGGGGGTCTACGACGACCTCCGGGCGGATGTCACCGGTGTGCACAACGAACTCAAGGACGTCGCCAACGCGGCGGACCCGCGCCGGCCCGGCACCTCGTCGGCACCTCCCGCCGCCCCGGCCCCGCGCGCCGCCAGCTACGACGAGGTCACCTGA
- a CDS encoding trypsin-like peptidase domain-containing protein, with protein sequence MTDGWDWRRPGASGAPAGQPGPGHPSAGAPTTPGDGGHGAASPWWSDALADPWRDPYAPAAVVLPAAPIAGTEPEPVTDPDAPGRTRLHQILLIPLMAALLAGTLGGALGYAFAVRGGAGGAVLGAAPGAAPTLAQRPPESLAGVAERVLPSVVTVRVAGLGGTSEGSGFIASADGHVITNDHVVAGGTGKASVIFNDGSSAAATVVGQDPESDIAVIKVSRSGLRPVEFGDSDALAVGDPVLAMGSPLSLANTVTAGIVSALDRTMHAGDPGGPTRYYAAIQTDAAVNHGNSGGPLVDAAGRVIGVNSTIKSLVADGQEAGNIGLAFAIPINQAKRITQDIIGTGKARRTVIGAQVGGPGSGTSGAGVRLSTVEPSGPAAGAGLRAGDVILRLNGRPMTEPTDLIALVRKHAPGSVVTVEYRRGSTRQNASVTLAADAK encoded by the coding sequence GTGACCGACGGCTGGGACTGGCGCCGGCCCGGCGCGAGCGGGGCACCGGCGGGACAGCCGGGGCCCGGGCATCCGTCGGCGGGCGCGCCGACGACACCGGGCGACGGCGGCCACGGCGCCGCGTCGCCGTGGTGGTCCGACGCGCTCGCCGACCCGTGGCGGGATCCGTACGCGCCGGCGGCGGTGGTGCTGCCGGCCGCACCGATCGCCGGCACCGAGCCGGAACCGGTCACCGATCCGGATGCGCCCGGACGGACGCGGCTGCACCAGATCCTGCTCATTCCGCTGATGGCCGCCCTGCTCGCCGGCACGCTCGGTGGCGCTCTCGGCTACGCGTTCGCCGTCCGGGGCGGTGCGGGCGGTGCGGTGCTCGGCGCGGCTCCCGGTGCCGCGCCCACGCTCGCCCAGCGCCCGCCGGAGTCGCTGGCCGGGGTCGCGGAGCGCGTCCTGCCCAGCGTGGTCACGGTCCGGGTGGCCGGTCTGGGCGGCACCAGCGAGGGGTCCGGGTTCATCGCCAGCGCCGACGGGCACGTGATCACGAACGATCACGTGGTCGCCGGCGGCACCGGTAAGGCATCCGTGATCTTCAACGACGGCAGCTCGGCCGCGGCGACGGTGGTGGGCCAGGACCCGGAGTCCGACATCGCAGTGATCAAGGTCTCCCGCAGTGGGCTGCGCCCGGTCGAGTTCGGCGACTCCGACGCGCTGGCCGTGGGCGACCCGGTGCTGGCCATGGGTTCACCGCTGTCGCTGGCGAACACGGTCACCGCGGGAATCGTGAGCGCCCTGGACCGGACGATGCACGCCGGCGACCCGGGCGGCCCGACGCGCTACTACGCCGCGATCCAGACCGACGCCGCGGTCAACCACGGCAACTCGGGCGGCCCGCTGGTCGACGCGGCGGGACGGGTCATCGGAGTCAACTCCACGATCAAGTCCCTGGTCGCCGACGGCCAGGAGGCCGGCAACATCGGCCTCGCCTTCGCCATCCCGATCAATCAGGCGAAACGGATCACGCAGGACATCATCGGCACCGGCAAGGCTCGCCGTACGGTGATCGGCGCTCAGGTCGGCGGGCCCGGCTCGGGCACGAGCGGCGCCGGGGTACGCCTCTCGACGGTCGAGCCGTCCGGCCCGGCCGCCGGTGCGGGGCTGCGGGCCGGTGACGTGATCCTGAGGCTCAACGGGCGCCCGATGACCGAGCCGACCGACCTGATCGCCCTGGTCCGCAAGCACGCGCCCGGCTCGGTGGTGACCGTCGAGTACCGCCGGGGCTCCACCCGGCAGAACGCCTCGGTGACCCTCGCCGCGGACGCGAAGTGA
- a CDS encoding O-methyltransferase, whose amino-acid sequence MLVARRCPIATVAGSGSSTNPALQFAESYVTEDLVLRTARSLAREVGLDAVTPGAGAALRLLAAAGNARAVVEIGTGTGVSGVWLLRGMRADGVLTTIDVEVEHQRIARRIFAEAGFVSGRTRIITGRALDVLPRLADGAYDLVFVDADATGFTACVDAALRLLRPGGVLVLNGALAGGRIGDPAARDAETVTVRETVKAIRESEHWIPALLPVGHGLLAAVRC is encoded by the coding sequence ATGCTCGTCGCCCGGAGGTGTCCCATCGCCACGGTCGCCGGTTCCGGCAGTTCGACGAACCCGGCCCTGCAGTTCGCCGAGTCGTACGTCACGGAGGACCTCGTGCTGCGGACCGCGCGCAGCCTCGCCCGCGAGGTCGGCCTCGACGCGGTCACACCGGGTGCGGGCGCCGCGTTGCGCCTGCTCGCCGCCGCGGGCAATGCCCGTGCGGTGGTCGAGATCGGCACCGGCACCGGTGTCAGCGGCGTGTGGCTGCTGCGCGGTATGCGCGCCGACGGGGTGCTCACCACCATCGACGTGGAGGTGGAGCACCAGCGGATCGCCCGGCGCATCTTCGCCGAGGCCGGTTTCGTCTCCGGCCGGACGCGGATCATCACCGGCCGGGCGCTGGACGTCCTGCCCCGGCTCGCCGACGGCGCGTACGACCTGGTCTTCGTCGATGCCGACGCGACCGGCTTCACCGCCTGCGTGGACGCCGCGCTGCGGCTGCTGCGGCCGGGGGGTGTGCTGGTGCTCAACGGTGCGCTCGCCGGTGGCCGGATCGGCGACCCGGCGGCCCGCGACGCGGAGACGGTGACCGTACGCGAGACGGTGAAGGCGATCCGCGAGTCGGAGCACTGGATCCCGGCGTTGCTGCCCGTCGGCCACGGGCTGCTGGCCGCGGTGCGCTGCTGA
- a CDS encoding leucyl aminopeptidase family protein, which translates to MLAIRLTAEPDRLDTLALPVRPGATDDAPAEPVQTGVTLPDGVADEAAALIPMARFEGRAGEVRAQLRPGRTPDRLLLLGVGAGDEAAWRAGGAALARAARDETHITVAMPDGASSEAVRGLVEGLLLGSYRFRLGADADAPALAGVDLAVAVPGAYEQAVEVARTTARMTRLARDLTNMPSSVKNPQWFAAQVAEAVAELPGLGLRVRAPQELAAEGFGGILAVGGGSASGPRLVELDWHPADARTHVVLVGKGITFDTGGISIKPVPAMKLMRKDMAGAAAVVAATLGAAALGLPVRVTTLAPLAENMVSGAAFRPGDIVRHYGGVTSETTNSDAEGRLVLADALAYAVRELEPDLLIDLATLTGANAVALGTRTGALYSDNDQLAKDLLAAIDAAGEFAWRMPLPADYVEHLGSDLADLHSAPTQGAGSVLAALYLREFTGDLRERWLHIDMSAPSWCERDDAELTRGATGWGVRGLLRWLATLS; encoded by the coding sequence GTGCTCGCCATCCGTCTGACCGCCGAGCCGGACCGGCTCGACACCCTGGCCCTGCCCGTGCGGCCGGGCGCCACCGACGACGCACCGGCAGAGCCGGTCCAGACCGGGGTGACGCTGCCCGACGGGGTCGCCGACGAGGCGGCCGCGCTGATCCCGATGGCACGGTTCGAGGGCCGTGCCGGCGAGGTCCGTGCGCAGCTGCGACCCGGGCGTACCCCCGACCGGTTGCTGCTGCTCGGGGTCGGTGCAGGGGACGAGGCCGCCTGGCGGGCGGGTGGCGCGGCGCTGGCCCGGGCGGCAAGAGATGAGACTCATATCACAGTAGCGATGCCGGACGGTGCATCGTCCGAGGCGGTGCGGGGCCTGGTCGAAGGGCTGCTGCTGGGTTCGTACCGGTTCCGGCTGGGCGCCGACGCCGACGCCCCCGCGCTGGCCGGCGTCGACCTGGCGGTCGCCGTCCCCGGGGCGTACGAGCAGGCCGTCGAGGTGGCCCGGACCACCGCGCGGATGACCCGCCTGGCCCGGGACCTCACCAACATGCCCTCCTCGGTCAAGAACCCGCAGTGGTTCGCCGCCCAGGTCGCCGAGGCCGTCGCCGAGTTGCCCGGGCTCGGGCTGCGGGTCCGCGCGCCCCAGGAACTGGCCGCCGAGGGCTTCGGTGGCATCCTCGCCGTCGGCGGCGGATCGGCCAGCGGTCCACGCCTGGTCGAGCTGGACTGGCATCCGGCGGACGCCCGTACCCACGTGGTGCTGGTCGGCAAGGGCATCACCTTCGACACCGGCGGCATCTCGATCAAGCCGGTGCCGGCGATGAAGCTGATGCGCAAAGACATGGCGGGGGCCGCCGCCGTCGTCGCGGCGACCCTCGGCGCGGCGGCGCTGGGGCTGCCGGTCCGGGTCACCACGCTCGCCCCGCTGGCCGAGAACATGGTCAGCGGAGCCGCGTTCCGGCCCGGCGACATCGTCCGACACTACGGCGGGGTGACCAGCGAGACGACGAACTCCGACGCCGAGGGCCGCCTGGTCCTCGCCGACGCGCTGGCGTACGCCGTCCGGGAGCTCGAACCCGATCTGCTCATCGATCTGGCCACCCTGACCGGGGCCAACGCGGTGGCGCTCGGCACCCGCACCGGCGCCCTCTACAGCGACAACGACCAGCTCGCCAAGGATCTGCTGGCGGCCATCGACGCCGCCGGCGAGTTCGCCTGGCGGATGCCGTTGCCCGCCGACTACGTCGAGCACCTCGGCAGCGACCTGGCCGACCTGCACAGCGCCCCGACGCAGGGCGCCGGCTCCGTGCTGGCCGCCCTCTACCTGCGGGAGTTCACCGGAGACCTGCGCGAGCGGTGGCTGCACATCGACATGTCCGCGCCCTCCTGGTGCGAGCGCGACGACGCCGAGCTGACCCGGGGCGCGACCGGTTGGGGCGTACGCGGGCTGCTGCGCTGGTTGGCGACGCTGTCCTGA
- a CDS encoding DUF3117 domain-containing protein, whose translation MAAMKPRTGDGPLEVTKEGRGIVMRVPLEGGGRLVVEMTPDEATALGDALKAAAG comes from the coding sequence ATGGCGGCGATGAAGCCGCGGACGGGCGACGGTCCGCTGGAAGTCACCAAGGAGGGCCGGGGCATCGTCATGCGGGTCCCGCTGGAGGGTGGTGGCCGGCTCGTCGTCGAGATGACTCCCGACGAAGCGACCGCTCTCGGTGACGCGCTGAAGGCGGCCGCCGGCTGA
- a CDS encoding PaaX family transcriptional regulator C-terminal domain-containing protein, giving the protein MQARSALFDLYGDHLRPRGGRAPVAALVKLLAPLGIAPPAVRTAVSRMVRQGWLEPVKLTSGPGYSITPKAARRLDEAASRIYRTGRVTWDGRFDLLVLDAPSARRDRQRLAANLRFLGYGTLDEQTWVATRPAEDVDLLLSEAGVRFERFNAAHAAGTPGAMGLVRRAWDLAEIGRAYERFVADQRTLLTGVTARSGDEEAYSARFRLVHAWRTFLFRDPQLPPALLPERWPGTAAAGFFDRHAARLRPAADRYVEQCLDGGHRIARQKGRHT; this is encoded by the coding sequence ATGCAGGCACGGTCGGCACTCTTCGACCTGTACGGCGACCACCTCCGGCCCCGGGGTGGCCGCGCACCCGTTGCCGCCCTGGTCAAGCTGCTGGCACCGCTCGGCATCGCCCCGCCCGCCGTGCGGACGGCGGTCTCCCGCATGGTGCGCCAAGGCTGGCTCGAACCGGTCAAACTGACGTCCGGGCCCGGATATTCGATCACACCGAAGGCGGCCCGCCGGCTGGACGAGGCCGCCTCCCGGATCTACCGCACCGGCCGGGTCACCTGGGACGGGCGCTTCGACCTGCTGGTGCTGGACGCGCCGAGCGCGCGCCGCGACCGCCAGCGGCTCGCCGCCAACCTGCGGTTCCTCGGCTACGGCACGCTGGACGAGCAGACCTGGGTGGCCACCCGCCCGGCCGAGGACGTCGACCTGCTGCTCAGCGAGGCGGGCGTGCGCTTCGAGCGGTTCAACGCCGCGCACGCCGCCGGCACGCCGGGCGCGATGGGCCTGGTCCGCCGGGCCTGGGACCTGGCCGAGATCGGTCGGGCGTACGAGCGGTTCGTCGCCGACCAGCGGACGCTGCTGACCGGCGTCACCGCCCGCAGCGGCGACGAGGAGGCGTACTCGGCCCGATTCCGGCTGGTGCACGCCTGGCGTACCTTCCTCTTCCGGGATCCGCAGCTGCCGCCGGCGCTGCTGCCCGAACGCTGGCCCGGCACCGCCGCGGCCGGCTTCTTCGACCGGCACGCCGCCCGGCTCCGGCCGGCCGCCGACCGCTACGTCGAGCAGTGCCTCGACGGCGGACACCGGATAGCCCGACAGAAGGGTCGCCACACGTGA
- a CDS encoding enoyl-CoA hydratase-related protein, translating to MTEPLLVDRTDAVTTLTLNRPAAMNALDVALKEALRDTLAELESDRSCRAVVLAGAGASFCAGQDLREHVNTLQAGVGNPLDTVRAHYNPIAARLASLPKPVVAAVRGMAAGAGASLAFLADIRIGGPSTSFLMAFAKVGLAADTGASWTLPRLVGHAKAVELLMLAEPVRAEEACRLGLLNRMVDDDESVLPTAQELAARLAAGPTVAYGAIKRQLSVADAGTLADALAAEAQAQTICGGTADHRAATLAFVDKQKPVFEGR from the coding sequence GTGACCGAGCCGCTGCTCGTCGATCGCACCGACGCCGTCACCACCCTCACCCTGAACCGCCCGGCGGCGATGAACGCGCTCGACGTGGCGCTCAAGGAGGCGCTCCGGGACACCCTCGCCGAGCTGGAGTCCGACCGGAGCTGCCGGGCGGTGGTGCTCGCCGGCGCCGGTGCGTCGTTCTGCGCCGGTCAGGATCTGCGCGAGCACGTGAACACCCTCCAGGCCGGCGTCGGGAACCCGCTGGACACCGTCCGTGCGCACTACAACCCGATCGCGGCCCGGCTGGCCAGCCTGCCCAAGCCGGTGGTGGCCGCGGTCCGCGGGATGGCCGCGGGGGCGGGCGCCTCGCTGGCGTTCCTGGCCGACATCCGCATCGGCGGGCCGTCGACCAGCTTCCTGATGGCGTTCGCCAAGGTCGGGCTGGCCGCCGACACCGGCGCCTCCTGGACCCTGCCCCGGCTCGTCGGCCACGCCAAGGCCGTCGAGCTGCTGATGCTCGCCGAGCCGGTCCGCGCCGAGGAGGCGTGCCGGCTGGGACTGCTCAACCGGATGGTGGACGACGACGAGAGCGTGCTGCCCACCGCCCAGGAACTCGCCGCCCGACTCGCCGCCGGCCCGACCGTGGCGTACGGGGCGATCAAGCGCCAGCTCTCGGTGGCCGACGCCGGCACCCTGGCCGACGCGCTGGCCGCCGAGGCACAGGCCCAGACGATCTGCGGCGGGACCGCCGACCATCGCGCGGCCACACTGGCCTTCGTCGACAAGCAGAAGCCGGTCTTCGAGGGCCGCTGA
- a CDS encoding DNA-3-methyladenine glycosylase I — MTELVIGADGLARCGWGASTPDYAIYHDTEWGRPLHGDDALYERMTLEAFQSGLSWLTILRKRPAFRAAFADFRIDTVAGYGEAEVTRLLADAGIVRNRAKIEAAIANARAAQQLPEGLSALLWSFAPPPGRARPGSSAGVPALTDASTAMAKALKKRGFRFVGPTTAYALMQATGMVDDHLVGCHVEPSGVGVMG, encoded by the coding sequence GTGACTGAACTGGTGATCGGTGCCGACGGGCTGGCCCGTTGTGGCTGGGGCGCGAGCACCCCCGACTACGCCATCTACCACGACACCGAGTGGGGCCGCCCGCTGCACGGTGACGACGCCCTCTACGAGCGGATGACGCTGGAGGCGTTCCAGTCCGGGCTGTCCTGGTTGACCATCCTGCGCAAGCGGCCGGCCTTCCGGGCGGCCTTCGCCGACTTCCGGATCGACACGGTGGCCGGCTACGGCGAGGCCGAGGTGACCAGGCTGCTCGCCGACGCGGGCATCGTCCGCAACCGGGCCAAGATCGAGGCGGCGATCGCCAACGCCCGGGCCGCGCAGCAGCTGCCGGAGGGGCTGTCGGCGCTGCTCTGGTCGTTCGCCCCGCCGCCCGGCCGGGCCCGACCGGGCTCCTCGGCCGGCGTGCCCGCGCTGACCGACGCCTCCACGGCGATGGCCAAGGCGCTCAAGAAGCGTGGCTTCCGGTTTGTCGGCCCGACCACGGCGTACGCGCTGATGCAGGCCACCGGAATGGTCGACGACCATCTCGTAGGCTGCCACGTCGAGCCGTCCGGGGTGGGCGTGATGGGATGA
- a CDS encoding SRPBCC family protein, with the protein MSGPDGADDLREAAQPGAGEVTATVIVDAPAERVFAALLAWERQSDWIPFTTVRVVEGDGGEGSLVEAVTSLGPAVLRDRMRVVRVDAPYEIGVVHCGTLLRGPGVLRCTQLASGRSQVVWHEWFHLPGGPAGRVAWPVLWPGSKFSLTQALRRFARQVEQGRLP; encoded by the coding sequence GTGAGCGGCCCGGACGGCGCCGACGATCTACGCGAGGCGGCCCAACCCGGCGCCGGGGAGGTCACCGCCACCGTGATCGTCGACGCGCCCGCGGAGCGGGTCTTCGCCGCCCTGCTGGCATGGGAGCGGCAGTCCGACTGGATCCCGTTCACCACCGTCCGGGTGGTCGAGGGCGACGGCGGCGAGGGGAGCCTGGTCGAGGCGGTCACCTCGCTCGGCCCGGCGGTGCTCCGGGACAGGATGCGGGTGGTCCGGGTGGACGCGCCGTACGAGATCGGCGTGGTGCACTGCGGCACGCTGCTGCGGGGCCCGGGTGTGCTGCGCTGCACCCAGCTGGCGAGCGGCCGCAGCCAGGTGGTCTGGCACGAATGGTTCCACCTGCCGGGCGGCCCGGCCGGGCGGGTGGCCTGGCCGGTGCTCTGGCCCGGCTCCAAGTTCAGCCTCACCCAGGCGCTGCGCAGGTTCGCCCGCCAGGTCGAGCAGGGCCGCCTACCCTGA
- a CDS encoding DivIVA domain-containing protein: MGQLLLLLVVAVTVAAVVFGVTVLVTGRDPGLVPAEADGRAVPLPGDRPLRESDVGEVRFDTALRGYRMTQVDQAMRRAAYDIGYKTELIGVLEAEVAALREGRTSEADALRRAREQSAGAATVPTGGVGTTAEAGGTDAAGVPAGAAEPTAAAATEPEVAVAEPDTAVAEPDAAVAEPDTAVAEPAGSNGQAGGDEPADAGPPEAGPRGPVVRSESA; this comes from the coding sequence ATGGGTCAGCTTCTGCTCCTGCTGGTCGTGGCGGTCACCGTCGCGGCGGTGGTGTTCGGCGTTACGGTGCTGGTCACCGGTCGGGATCCCGGTCTGGTGCCGGCCGAGGCGGACGGTCGCGCGGTGCCGCTGCCCGGCGACCGGCCGTTGCGCGAGTCGGATGTGGGCGAGGTGCGCTTCGACACCGCGTTGCGCGGGTACCGGATGACCCAGGTCGACCAGGCGATGCGCCGGGCGGCGTACGACATCGGCTACAAGACGGAGCTGATCGGGGTGCTGGAGGCCGAGGTGGCCGCGTTGCGGGAGGGTCGGACGAGCGAGGCCGACGCGTTGCGGCGGGCCCGCGAGCAGTCCGCCGGAGCGGCCACCGTCCCGACCGGGGGGGTCGGCACGACGGCGGAAGCCGGGGGCACGGACGCCGCGGGCGTGCCGGCCGGGGCGGCGGAGCCGACGGCTGCGGCGGCGACAGAGCCGGAAGTCGCAGTGGCGGAGCCGGACACTGCGGTGGCGGAGCCGGACGCGGCAGTGGCGGAGCCGGACACCGCGGTGGCGGAGCCGGCCGGGAGCAACGGCCAGGCCGGGGGTGACGAGCCGGCCGATGCCGGGCCACCGGAGGCCGGGCCGCGCGGTCCGGTGGTCCGGTCGGAGTCGGCGTGA
- the folP gene encoding dihydropteroate synthase: protein MAGVLRLGGRTFGAHDLVVMAIVNRTPDSFFDRGATYHADSALRAVERAVDEGADIVDIGGVKAGPGAEVDVTEEIRRTVGTIAAVRAAFPAVVISIDTWRAEVAVEAVAAGADLLNDTWSGADPALARVAAQTGVGLVCSHAGGLSPRTRPHRAAFDDVVADVVTTVTGLAERAVSLGVRPDGILIDPAHDFGKNTRHSLEITRRLGELAATGWPLLVALSNKDFIGETLDLPVAERLEGTLAATAVSAWLGARVFRAHQVRPTRRLLDMVAAIQGHRPPTLTRRGLA, encoded by the coding sequence GTGGCCGGGGTGCTGCGGCTCGGAGGTCGAACGTTCGGCGCCCACGACCTGGTGGTGATGGCGATCGTCAACCGGACCCCGGACTCGTTCTTCGACCGGGGCGCGACGTACCACGCCGACAGTGCCCTGCGGGCGGTGGAGCGCGCGGTCGACGAGGGTGCGGACATCGTCGACATCGGCGGGGTGAAGGCCGGGCCGGGTGCCGAGGTGGACGTCACCGAGGAGATCCGTCGCACGGTCGGCACCATCGCGGCCGTCCGGGCCGCCTTCCCGGCGGTCGTCATCTCGATCGACACCTGGCGCGCCGAGGTCGCGGTGGAGGCGGTGGCGGCCGGCGCGGACCTGCTCAACGACACCTGGTCGGGCGCGGATCCGGCGCTGGCGCGGGTCGCCGCGCAGACCGGAGTCGGGCTGGTCTGCTCGCATGCCGGCGGGCTCAGCCCGCGGACCAGGCCGCACCGGGCGGCCTTCGACGACGTGGTGGCCGACGTGGTCACGACGGTGACCGGGCTCGCCGAGCGCGCGGTGTCGCTGGGCGTACGCCCCGACGGGATCCTCATCGACCCGGCGCACGACTTCGGCAAGAACACCCGTCACTCGCTGGAGATCACCCGGCGGCTCGGTGAGCTGGCCGCCACCGGCTGGCCACTGCTGGTCGCGCTGTCGAACAAGGACTTCATCGGCGAGACGCTGGACCTGCCGGTCGCCGAGCGGCTGGAGGGAACACTCGCCGCGACGGCGGTCTCGGCCTGGCTGGGCGCTCGGGTGTTCCGGGCCCATCAGGTGCGCCCGACCCGCCGCCTGCTGGACATGGTCGCCGCCATCCAGGGCCACCGCCCGCCCACGCTCACCCGCCGCGGGCTTGCCTAA